In the genome of Burkholderia diffusa, one region contains:
- a CDS encoding nicotinate phosphoribosyltransferase: MQNDPGGFAAVLANPILNTDSYKASHFLQYPPDAQAMFSYIESRGGRYDRTLFFGLQMLLKEYLCRPVTHAMIDDARGFFAVHGEPFNEDGWRHIVEHYGGYLPVKIRAVPEGSIVPVHNVLMTVECDDPKVFWLASYLETMLLRVWYPVTVATRSWHLRQTIRRFLEKTDDDLAQLPFKLHDFGARGVSSAESAAIGGAAHLVSFMGSDTVLGVLAANRFYREPMAAYSVPAAEHSTITSWGREHEADAYRNMIARFGLPGGIVSVVSDSYDLFAALEMWGGELRQAVLGSGATLVVRPDSGDPVAIVLQTVRALDASFGSCVNGKGRRVLNSVRVIQGDGVDELSIEAILSALDDAGYAAGNVVFGMGGALLQQVNRDTQRFAMKCSAIRRGDVWHDVRKDPVTDRGKRSKKGRLTLLRNRRTGEYRTATLPVAWDDRALEGEWDDALETVFDTGRMPVDTTFAEVRARAHAAEA, translated from the coding sequence ATGCAAAACGATCCCGGCGGCTTTGCCGCGGTTCTCGCCAATCCGATCCTCAACACGGATTCGTACAAGGCTTCCCACTTTCTTCAATATCCGCCCGACGCGCAGGCGATGTTCTCGTACATCGAGTCGCGCGGCGGCCGCTACGACCGCACGCTGTTCTTCGGCCTGCAGATGCTGCTGAAGGAATATCTGTGCCGGCCCGTCACGCACGCGATGATCGACGACGCCCGTGGTTTCTTCGCGGTGCATGGCGAGCCGTTCAACGAGGACGGCTGGCGCCATATCGTCGAGCACTACGGCGGCTATCTGCCGGTGAAGATTCGCGCGGTGCCCGAGGGTTCGATCGTGCCGGTGCATAACGTGCTGATGACCGTCGAATGCGACGACCCGAAGGTGTTCTGGCTCGCGTCGTATCTGGAGACGATGCTGCTGCGCGTGTGGTATCCGGTGACGGTCGCGACGCGCAGCTGGCACCTTCGGCAGACGATCCGGCGCTTTCTCGAGAAGACCGACGACGATCTCGCGCAACTGCCGTTCAAGTTGCACGACTTCGGCGCGCGAGGCGTATCGAGCGCGGAATCGGCCGCGATCGGCGGCGCCGCGCATCTCGTGAGCTTCATGGGTTCGGACACGGTGCTCGGCGTGCTGGCCGCGAACCGCTTCTATCGCGAGCCGATGGCCGCGTATTCGGTGCCGGCGGCCGAGCACAGCACGATCACGTCGTGGGGGCGCGAGCACGAAGCCGACGCGTATCGCAACATGATTGCCCGCTTCGGCCTGCCCGGGGGAATCGTGTCGGTCGTGTCGGACTCCTACGATCTGTTCGCAGCGCTCGAGATGTGGGGCGGCGAGCTTCGGCAAGCCGTGCTCGGTTCGGGCGCGACGCTGGTCGTGCGTCCCGATTCGGGCGACCCAGTGGCGATCGTGCTGCAGACCGTGCGCGCGCTCGACGCATCGTTCGGTTCGTGCGTAAACGGCAAGGGACGGCGCGTGCTGAACAGTGTGCGCGTGATCCAGGGCGACGGCGTCGACGAGCTGTCGATCGAAGCGATTCTCTCCGCGCTCGACGATGCAGGCTATGCGGCCGGCAACGTCGTGTTCGGCATGGGCGGTGCGCTGCTTCAGCAGGTGAACCGCGACACGCAGCGCTTCGCGATGAAGTGCTCGGCGATCCGTCGCGGCGACGTGTGGCACGACGTCCGCAAGGATCCGGTCACCGATCGGGGCAAGCGTTCGAAGAAGGGAAGGCTCACATTGCTGCGCAATCGGCGCACGGGCGAGTATCGGACCGCGACACTGCCCGTTGCATGGGACGACCGCGCGCTGGAAGGCGAATGGGACGATGCGCTCGAAACGGTGTTCGATACCGGGCGAATGCCGGTCGATACCACGTTCGCCGAGGTGCGGGCGAGGGCGCACGCGGCGGAAGCGTGA